A portion of the Kribbella jejuensis genome contains these proteins:
- a CDS encoding PLP-dependent aminotransferase family protein: MWRVGDLDTADGTKTEQVEGLVLRRIERGDLSIGSRLPSERVLAERLGVSRVTVVRALENLRRDGVLETKRGSGTVVRPLDRLLDPVAPASTVTPGDRPVLDLRFATTAAPHDVAEAAAQIVQDGLPQAMGGDGPPPGGSQELRAALADRLTKEGVPTEPEQLTLTVGAAAGLNAALAGLDLGPGVAITETPTYPAAFDLLRKHRLDVAGWPAGVWDTDQLAHLCRRHRPKVIYLQADNHNPTGLSLPADRRQAVVEIARRYGAALISDETMRPLWLANGMQAEPLSRYPRTVSVGSLSKTVWGGLRVGWVRTGKQLRRRINTAAQLSVASPSALDDLLAQAIVPKLDKVIGRRRTRLRANLNALEAGLRTLDGVAWPTPTGGMTLWLELTETRARRVLDAAREQGLLLGAGDLFTPEATDRRHIRIPFTAPPATLRLVVARLGDALQST; encoded by the coding sequence ATGTGGCGGGTGGGGGACCTGGATACGGCAGACGGCACCAAGACCGAGCAGGTCGAGGGGCTGGTACTGCGGCGGATCGAGCGCGGCGACCTCTCGATCGGCTCCCGCCTGCCCTCGGAACGGGTACTCGCCGAACGCCTGGGCGTCAGCCGGGTGACCGTGGTCCGTGCGCTGGAGAACCTGCGGCGGGACGGCGTACTGGAAACGAAACGCGGATCCGGGACCGTCGTACGCCCACTGGACCGCCTGCTCGACCCGGTGGCGCCCGCGTCGACGGTGACGCCGGGCGACCGGCCAGTACTGGATCTGCGCTTCGCGACGACCGCCGCACCGCACGATGTCGCCGAGGCGGCGGCGCAGATCGTGCAGGACGGGCTACCCCAGGCGATGGGCGGTGACGGACCGCCGCCCGGCGGCTCGCAGGAACTGAGAGCCGCATTGGCCGACCGCCTCACCAAAGAGGGCGTGCCTACCGAGCCTGAGCAGCTGACGCTGACCGTGGGCGCGGCGGCGGGTCTCAACGCGGCGCTCGCAGGGTTGGACCTGGGGCCAGGTGTGGCGATCACCGAGACACCGACGTACCCGGCTGCCTTCGACCTGTTGCGCAAGCATCGGCTCGATGTGGCCGGGTGGCCGGCTGGGGTGTGGGACACCGACCAGTTGGCGCATCTTTGCCGACGGCATCGACCGAAAGTCATCTATCTGCAGGCGGACAACCACAATCCGACCGGACTGAGTCTGCCTGCTGATCGGCGGCAGGCCGTCGTGGAGATCGCGCGTCGTTATGGAGCGGCGTTGATCAGTGACGAGACGATGCGGCCGCTGTGGTTGGCGAACGGGATGCAGGCCGAGCCGCTGAGCCGATATCCCAGGACCGTGAGTGTTGGATCGCTGTCCAAGACAGTGTGGGGTGGTCTGAGGGTGGGGTGGGTGCGGACGGGAAAGCAGCTGCGGCGGCGGATCAATACGGCGGCCCAGTTGAGCGTTGCCTCGCCCAGTGCGCTGGATGATCTGCTGGCGCAGGCGATCGTGCCGAAGTTGGACAAAGTGATCGGACGACGACGTACCCGGCTGCGCGCCAACCTGAACGCGCTCGAGGCCGGACTGCGGACCCTCGACGGTGTGGCGTGGCCCACTCCGACCGGCGGCATGACGCTCTGGCTCGAATTGACCGAGACCAGAGCCCGCCGCGTCCTCGACGCGGCCCGCGAACAGGGCCTGCTGCTCGGCGCTGGCGACCTGTTCACGCCGGAGGCGACGGACCGGCGGCACATCCGCATCCCATTCACCGC
- a CDS encoding bifunctional 3'-5' exonuclease/DNA polymerase, translating into MDERWAIAPEEGGGAVLVALHPDGQPAGEVLHEPDLVQAVASRPQVSRWVWRASADIYPRLLAAGVRVERCYDIENTEGLLLGHEGRLGEPRSAAAAWGRLSGGPVPADPPLRAVVPGEQSSLFEIAAEPVPFSALLKVYADQLRRHALTEFPDRMRLLTAAESSAMLIAAEMDLAGLPWSAQAHREVLSELLGERFAGSGEPRRLTELADEISAAFGHRVRPELPADVLKAFKQAGYQVKSTRKWELEHLDHPAVAPLLEYKKLYRIYTANGWSWLNDWVHDGRFRPGFVPGGTVSGRWITNGGGGLQIPKVIRRAVVADPGWRLVVADASQLEPRILAAISRDPALMEVASDPGDLYKAVSDQAFSGDRAQAKIAVLGAIYGQTSGDGLKNLAMLRKRFPKAVAYVDDAARLGEEGRLVRTYLGRTCPPAGHALDAALLEGPPGDLPTTDPRHARARGRFTRNFVVQGSAADWALLMLAALRQTLTALKAELVFFQHDEVIVHCPAEEAPQVTEAIQNASTLAGTLTFGPTPTNFAFTTATVKVYADAK; encoded by the coding sequence ATGGACGAACGGTGGGCGATTGCTCCGGAGGAGGGTGGCGGGGCGGTGCTCGTTGCCTTGCATCCGGACGGGCAGCCTGCCGGGGAGGTGCTGCACGAGCCGGATCTCGTGCAGGCAGTGGCATCGCGGCCGCAGGTGTCGCGGTGGGTGTGGCGGGCCTCGGCGGACATCTATCCGCGGCTGCTCGCGGCGGGGGTGCGGGTCGAGCGGTGCTACGACATCGAGAACACGGAGGGTCTGCTGCTCGGGCACGAGGGCCGGCTCGGCGAGCCACGGTCGGCCGCGGCCGCGTGGGGACGGTTGAGCGGCGGTCCGGTCCCGGCGGATCCGCCACTGCGCGCCGTCGTACCGGGTGAACAGTCGTCGTTGTTCGAGATCGCTGCCGAGCCGGTCCCGTTCTCCGCGTTGTTGAAGGTGTACGCCGACCAGCTCCGGCGGCATGCGCTGACCGAGTTCCCGGACCGGATGCGGTTGCTGACGGCAGCGGAATCGTCGGCGATGCTGATCGCCGCGGAGATGGACCTGGCCGGGTTGCCGTGGAGCGCGCAGGCGCATCGGGAGGTGCTGAGCGAGCTGCTCGGCGAGCGGTTCGCGGGTTCGGGCGAGCCGCGGCGGCTGACCGAGCTGGCGGACGAGATCTCGGCGGCGTTCGGTCACCGGGTCCGGCCGGAGCTGCCGGCGGACGTGCTGAAGGCGTTCAAGCAGGCTGGGTATCAGGTGAAGAGCACGCGGAAGTGGGAGCTCGAGCACCTCGATCATCCGGCGGTCGCCCCGCTGCTGGAGTACAAGAAGCTCTATCGGATCTACACGGCCAACGGGTGGTCGTGGTTGAACGACTGGGTGCACGACGGGCGGTTCCGGCCCGGGTTCGTGCCCGGTGGGACGGTGTCGGGGCGGTGGATCACCAACGGTGGTGGCGGGCTGCAGATCCCGAAGGTGATTCGCCGCGCGGTGGTGGCGGATCCCGGGTGGCGGTTGGTGGTCGCGGACGCGTCGCAGCTCGAGCCGCGGATCCTTGCCGCGATCTCCCGGGATCCGGCGTTGATGGAGGTCGCGAGCGATCCCGGTGATCTGTACAAGGCGGTCTCGGACCAGGCCTTCTCGGGTGATCGCGCACAGGCGAAGATCGCCGTCCTGGGTGCGATCTACGGGCAGACGTCGGGCGACGGGCTGAAGAACCTCGCGATGCTGCGCAAGCGGTTCCCGAAGGCGGTCGCGTACGTGGACGACGCGGCCCGGCTGGGTGAAGAGGGCCGGCTGGTCCGTACGTACCTCGGCCGCACCTGCCCGCCCGCCGGCCACGCGCTGGACGCCGCGCTGCTGGAGGGCCCGCCCGGCGACCTCCCGACCACGGACCCGCGCCACGCGAGAGCCCGAGGCCGCTTCACTCGCAACTTCGTCGTCCAGGGCAGCGCCGCCGACTGGGCCCTCCTCATGCTGGCCGCCCTCCGCCAAACCCTCACGGCATTGAAGGCCGAGCTCGTCTTCTTCCAGCACGACGAAGTCATCGTCCACTGCCCCGCCGAAGAAGCCCCCCAAGTAACCGAGGCCATCCAAAACGCGAGCACCCTAGCCGGCACCCTCACCTTCGGCCCCACGCCCACCAACTTCGCCTTCACCACCGCCACCGTCAAGGTCTACGCCGACGCCAAGTAG
- a CDS encoding RNA polymerase subunit sigma-70 codes for MESVDGFAEEAERYRHELRVHCYRMLGSYDDAEDVVQETLLRAWRGRDGFEGRSSVRAWLYRIATNACIDVRRPRRVLPYHLEPASFPAIALPPREDVPWLQPFPDVLLDRAAEPDAVAIRRETIELAFLLAIQHLPPRQRAVLIFRDVLGWTARETAEAVDLSVAAVNSALQRARPVLREHLPSHRADWSARDTTESERDLLRRYVTAWDNADPAALAALMHEDIRITMPPYPFWFEGIDDAIRSLTPNLTPAFRGHWRFHPTTINHQPTLAAYLKPPTTNTYTLFALDIFRIEQGKIAEITAHETTNHKLFGLPAPYLASA; via the coding sequence ATGGAGTCGGTGGACGGGTTTGCGGAGGAGGCCGAGCGGTACCGGCATGAGCTGCGCGTGCACTGCTATCGGATGCTTGGGTCCTACGACGACGCCGAGGACGTGGTGCAGGAGACGTTGCTGCGGGCGTGGCGGGGGCGGGACGGGTTCGAGGGGCGGTCGTCGGTACGCGCGTGGTTGTACCGGATCGCCACGAACGCGTGCATCGACGTACGGCGGCCGCGCCGGGTACTCCCGTACCACCTGGAGCCGGCCTCGTTCCCCGCGATCGCATTGCCGCCCCGGGAGGACGTGCCGTGGCTGCAGCCGTTCCCCGACGTACTGCTCGACCGCGCGGCCGAGCCGGATGCGGTCGCGATCCGGCGGGAGACGATCGAGTTGGCGTTCCTGCTCGCGATCCAGCACCTGCCCCCGCGGCAACGCGCCGTACTCATCTTCCGCGACGTCCTCGGCTGGACCGCCCGCGAGACGGCGGAGGCGGTCGACCTGTCCGTCGCGGCCGTCAACTCGGCCCTCCAACGTGCCCGCCCGGTGCTGCGCGAGCACCTACCGTCCCACCGCGCCGACTGGTCCGCCCGCGACACCACCGAGTCCGAGCGCGACCTCCTGCGGCGTTACGTGACCGCCTGGGACAACGCCGACCCCGCAGCCCTGGCCGCCCTCATGCACGAAGACATCCGCATCACGATGCCGCCGTACCCGTTCTGGTTCGAGGGAATCGACGACGCGATCCGCTCCCTCACCCCCAACCTCACCCCGGCTTTCCGCGGCCACTGGCGCTTCCACCCCACCACCATCAACCACCAACCAACCCTCGCCGCCTACCTCAAACCCCCAACCACCAACACCTACACCCTCTTCGCCCTCGACATCTTCCGCATAGAACAAGGCAAGATCGCCGAAATCACCGCCCACGAAACCACCAACCACAAGCTCTTCGGCCTCCCCGCGCCCTACTTGGCGTCGGCGTAG
- a CDS encoding S-methyl-5'-thioadenosine phosphorylase — protein MADIGVIGGSGFYSFLSGAERIEIDTPYGAPSEAPVVGDLDGREVAFIPRHGTDHRFPPHRVNYRANLWALRSLGVRQVLGPCAVGSLRPELMPGTFVVPDQYVDRTWGREHTVYDAAPVVHVSSADPYCPIGRATVIANGNVVPDGTMVVINGPRFSTRAESQWHAAQGWSVVGMTGAPEAAIARELALCYTSIAVVTDHDAGIATGTGVTQTEVYEAFKLSIERLQQLLRDVIVQLPKADADCTCRHTLDGTAAAEAVGA, from the coding sequence ATGGCTGACATCGGCGTGATCGGCGGGTCCGGGTTCTACTCGTTCCTGTCCGGTGCGGAGCGAATCGAGATCGACACCCCGTACGGGGCGCCCAGCGAGGCGCCGGTGGTCGGGGACCTGGACGGGCGGGAGGTCGCGTTCATTCCGCGGCACGGCACGGATCACCGGTTCCCGCCGCACCGCGTGAACTACCGCGCGAACCTGTGGGCGCTGCGTTCGCTCGGTGTGCGGCAGGTGCTCGGGCCGTGCGCGGTCGGTTCGCTGCGGCCGGAACTGATGCCCGGTACGTTCGTCGTACCGGATCAGTACGTCGACCGCACGTGGGGACGCGAGCACACCGTGTACGACGCGGCGCCGGTCGTGCACGTCTCTTCCGCGGACCCGTACTGTCCGATCGGCCGCGCCACGGTGATTGCCAACGGCAACGTCGTACCGGACGGCACGATGGTCGTCATCAACGGGCCGCGTTTCTCCACCCGCGCGGAATCCCAGTGGCACGCTGCCCAGGGCTGGTCCGTCGTGGGCATGACCGGCGCGCCCGAAGCCGCGATCGCCCGCGAGTTGGCCCTCTGCTACACCTCGATCGCCGTGGTGACCGACCACGACGCCGGCATCGCCACCGGCACCGGCGTCACCCAGACGGAGGTGTACGAGGCCTTCAAACTGAGCATCGAGCGCCTTCAGCAGTTGCTGAGAGACGTCATCGTCCAGCTTCCGAAGGCGGACGCAGACTGCACCTGCCGCCACACTCTCGACGGCACCGCAGCCGCAGAGGCGGTGGGGGCGTGA
- a CDS encoding NAD-dependent epimerase/dehydratase family protein, producing MRVLLTGGAGFIGQHVHEQLVAEGHEVVVFDLRDGGRDVRDAEAVAAAVEGVGTVVHLAAKVGLGVDLNDIDDYVSHNSLGTAVLLKSMGRVRNLVYASSMVVYGEGRYDCDEHGQVAPGPRRVEDLQAGRFEPPCPYCGAFLRPGFVTEDARLDPRNAYAASKLNGEHLAAAWARETGGRVTALRFHNVYGPGMPRNTPYAGVAAIFRSALERGETPRVFEDGRQRRDFVHVRDVATAVTLAAQALPQQPAFTAYNVGSGTVTTIGEVATELCTAYDAPAPIVTGDYRLGDVRHITASSDCIKADLSWKPTYDLATGLTELVHGR from the coding sequence ATGCGCGTTCTGTTGACCGGGGGTGCTGGGTTCATCGGGCAGCATGTCCACGAGCAACTGGTTGCCGAGGGCCACGAAGTGGTGGTGTTCGACCTGCGGGATGGTGGTCGCGATGTTCGCGATGCGGAGGCTGTCGCCGCGGCGGTTGAGGGGGTTGGCACCGTGGTGCATCTGGCCGCCAAGGTCGGGTTGGGTGTTGATCTGAACGACATCGACGACTACGTGTCGCACAACAGTCTCGGTACGGCGGTGTTGCTCAAGTCGATGGGCCGCGTGCGGAACCTCGTGTACGCCAGCTCGATGGTCGTGTACGGCGAGGGACGGTACGACTGCGACGAGCACGGGCAGGTGGCGCCTGGGCCTCGGCGGGTCGAGGACTTGCAGGCGGGGCGGTTCGAACCACCTTGTCCGTACTGCGGCGCGTTCCTGCGGCCTGGGTTCGTCACCGAGGACGCGCGGCTCGATCCGCGGAATGCGTACGCGGCGAGCAAGCTCAACGGTGAGCACCTCGCCGCCGCCTGGGCGCGCGAGACCGGTGGGCGGGTGACCGCGCTGCGGTTCCACAACGTCTACGGACCGGGGATGCCGCGGAACACGCCGTACGCCGGAGTCGCCGCCATCTTCCGCTCCGCACTCGAACGCGGTGAGACCCCACGCGTCTTCGAGGACGGCAGGCAGCGTCGTGACTTCGTCCATGTCCGCGACGTCGCGACCGCGGTAACGCTGGCCGCACAAGCACTCCCCCAGCAACCCGCGTTCACCGCGTACAACGTCGGCAGCGGCACCGTCACCACCATCGGCGAGGTTGCCACCGAACTCTGCACCGCGTACGACGCTCCGGCTCCGATCGTCACCGGCGACTACCGCCTCGGCGACGTCCGCCACATCACGGCGTCGTCCGACTGCATCAAAGCCGACCTCAGCTGGAAACCGACGTACGACCTCGCCACCGGACTGACCGAGTTAGTGCACGGGCGGTAG
- a CDS encoding sensor histidine kinase, translating to MKDMATILALTTLWTLVVAAVGGAILWQFRRRSLRITMIVAALAPMAAALAAVLQSVRAMFISEHDSWVVLWTLAFAALLGLAMSVLLGHWISTGSRDVGRRLRHLGTSYDAPESAGGAVPAELAELTNELEMTRKKLVASHERERALEASRRELVAFMSHDLRTPLAGLRAVSEGLEDGVIDDVPGALRQMRSTVDRMTGLVDDLFELSRLSAAPVDSRPRRRSAVSLRELAEDVAGEHNEHARAEGVRLAVSTPIGDDRLAVQGDPDELTRAVTNLVGNAIRHTAPGGTVTLAVDRESDGRVRLAVTDGCGGIPADDLERVFDVGWRGDEQRTPETAAAASGGGGLGLAIARGVVESHDGKIAVSNIDGGCAFEIDLPPVH from the coding sequence ATGAAAGACATGGCGACGATCCTCGCGCTCACCACCTTGTGGACGTTGGTGGTGGCCGCGGTCGGCGGCGCGATCCTGTGGCAGTTCCGGCGCCGGTCGTTGCGGATCACGATGATCGTGGCCGCGCTCGCGCCGATGGCGGCCGCGCTGGCCGCCGTACTGCAGAGCGTGCGCGCGATGTTCATCTCGGAGCACGACTCGTGGGTGGTGCTGTGGACGCTGGCGTTCGCGGCGCTGCTCGGGTTGGCGATGTCGGTGCTGCTCGGGCACTGGATCAGCACCGGATCGCGTGACGTCGGGCGGCGGTTGCGGCACCTCGGGACGTCGTACGACGCGCCGGAGTCGGCCGGTGGCGCCGTACCGGCGGAGCTCGCCGAGCTGACCAACGAACTGGAGATGACCCGGAAGAAGCTGGTCGCGTCGCACGAGCGCGAACGGGCGCTCGAGGCGAGCCGGCGGGAGCTGGTCGCGTTCATGTCGCACGACCTGCGCACGCCGCTGGCCGGGTTGCGGGCGGTGTCGGAGGGGCTCGAGGACGGCGTGATCGACGACGTACCGGGTGCGTTGAGGCAGATGCGCTCGACGGTCGATCGGATGACCGGGTTGGTGGACGACCTGTTCGAACTGTCCCGGTTGTCGGCCGCGCCTGTGGACTCACGGCCGCGGCGCCGGTCGGCGGTGAGTCTGCGCGAGCTCGCGGAGGACGTCGCGGGGGAGCACAACGAGCACGCGCGGGCCGAGGGGGTGCGGCTCGCGGTCTCGACGCCGATTGGGGACGACCGGCTCGCTGTCCAAGGCGATCCGGACGAACTGACGCGCGCGGTGACGAACCTGGTGGGCAACGCGATCCGGCACACCGCCCCCGGTGGGACAGTGACGCTGGCTGTCGACCGCGAGTCCGACGGGCGGGTTCGGCTGGCGGTGACCGACGGCTGTGGCGGGATCCCGGCGGACGATCTGGAGCGGGTGTTCGATGTCGGCTGGCGCGGCGACGAGCAGCGCACGCCCGAAACCGCGGCCGCTGCTTCCGGTGGCGGCGGGCTCGGGCTGGCGATCGCCCGCGGCGTGGTCGAGTCCCACGACGGGAAGATTGCCGTCAGCAACATCGACGGCGGCTGCGCCTTCGAGATCGATCTACCGCCCGTGCACTAA
- a CDS encoding response regulator transcription factor, producing MATRVLVVDDDPTVSNVVSAYLTKAGYDARVVAEGLSAVEVWQQWKPSVVVLDVMLPGLSGLEVLRRLRAADDGAAVIMLSARGEEEDRLVGLEVGADDYVVKPFSPRELTLRVQAMVRREERLAGLDLTPTKLSAGPVTVDTAARRAYLGEEELSLTHREFDLLAYLVSHAGKAYTKAELLRRVWGWDFGDSSTVTVHVRRLREKIEADPSDPKLVLTVPRTGYLFSGDA from the coding sequence GTGGCTACTCGTGTGCTGGTCGTCGACGACGACCCGACCGTGTCCAATGTCGTCTCGGCGTACCTGACCAAGGCCGGGTACGACGCCCGCGTGGTCGCGGAAGGCCTGTCCGCAGTCGAGGTCTGGCAGCAGTGGAAGCCGTCGGTCGTCGTCCTCGACGTGATGCTGCCCGGGCTGTCCGGTCTCGAAGTACTGCGCCGGTTGCGTGCGGCCGACGACGGTGCCGCGGTGATCATGCTGTCCGCGCGCGGCGAGGAGGAGGACCGGCTGGTCGGCCTCGAGGTCGGCGCCGACGACTACGTGGTCAAGCCGTTCAGCCCGCGCGAGCTGACGCTGCGCGTGCAGGCGATGGTCCGGCGGGAGGAGCGGCTGGCCGGGCTGGACCTGACGCCGACGAAGCTGAGCGCGGGACCGGTCACCGTGGACACGGCGGCGCGGCGCGCGTACCTCGGCGAGGAGGAGCTGTCGCTGACGCACCGCGAGTTCGACCTGCTCGCGTACCTCGTGTCGCACGCCGGCAAGGCGTACACGAAGGCCGAGCTGCTGCGCCGCGTGTGGGGCTGGGACTTCGGCGACTCGTCGACGGTCACCGTGCACGTCCGGCGATTGCGCGAGAAGATCGAGGCCGATCCGTCGGATCCGAAGCTGGTGCTGACCGTGCCGCGGACCGGCTACCTGTTCTCCGGTGACGCCTGA
- a CDS encoding glycosyltransferase family 2 protein, which yields MPVDLVLPCLNEAAALPWILERLPADVRAIVVDNGSTDGSAEVAAQLGATVVACGVKGYGAACHAGLEAASADVVAVMDADASLDPRQLVRVTAPVESGRLDLVLGRRRPISRGAWPWHLRLANAELSRRIRRRTGVSLHDLGPMRAARRTALLGLGLADRRSGYPLETVVRAADAGWRIAEVDVDYLARSGRSKVTGTPLGAARAVLDMSKVLAR from the coding sequence ATGCCCGTCGATCTCGTCCTGCCGTGCCTGAACGAGGCGGCCGCGTTGCCCTGGATCCTCGAACGGCTCCCCGCCGATGTCCGGGCCATCGTCGTCGACAACGGGTCGACCGACGGCTCCGCCGAGGTCGCCGCCCAGCTCGGGGCGACGGTCGTCGCGTGCGGAGTGAAGGGGTACGGCGCCGCGTGCCACGCCGGGCTGGAAGCCGCGTCGGCGGACGTGGTCGCGGTGATGGACGCGGACGCATCGCTCGATCCGCGGCAGCTCGTGCGGGTGACCGCGCCGGTCGAAAGCGGTCGCCTGGACTTGGTTCTGGGGCGCCGGCGGCCGATCTCGCGTGGTGCATGGCCGTGGCATCTGCGACTCGCGAACGCCGAGCTGTCGCGGCGGATCCGGCGGCGGACCGGCGTTTCGTTGCACGATCTGGGGCCGATGCGGGCGGCACGTCGTACGGCGCTGCTCGGGCTCGGGCTGGCGGATCGGCGGTCCGGATACCCGTTGGAGACCGTGGTGCGGGCGGCCGATGCGGGGTGGCGGATCGCGGAGGTCGACGTCGACTATCTGGCCCGGTCGGGACGCTCGAAGGTGACCGGTACGCCGTTGGGCGCGGCGCGGGCCGTGCTGGACATGTCGAAGGTGCTGGCGCGGTGA
- a CDS encoding DUF2064 domain-containing protein — protein MNGAVNGTVIVIAKEPVAGRVKTRLQTEFTPREAAALARASLMDTLSAVRATGARVVIALEGSRVPGGFEVVAQRGEGLGERIAAAFEDAYDGSPMLLIGMDTPQVPPELLGFEWGGYDAVLGLTEDGGYWCLGLRTPDRRALAGVPMSTEHTGRDQLRRLRALGLRVGMLPTLRDMDTPRDAAYLAAEFPELRVSRLYRRLQHSAHPGLLFDQALGGTARVVATGIDGRKVPSLSELERWSAPADDVDRLALSRCEGPVLDIGCGPGRIVTALAERGIPALGVDVSPRAVSLTTSRGAAALHRPVQEPLPGEGRWGSVVLMDGNIGIGGDPVDLLRRCAELVRPDGLVLVEVDPDDTLDDTTPIVLHTPTGRRSTPLPWARVGTHTLLRHARRTPLHPTEDWRTPHRAFLTLRRTA, from the coding sequence GTGAATGGCGCGGTGAATGGCACGGTGATCGTGATCGCGAAGGAGCCGGTCGCGGGGCGGGTGAAGACGCGGTTGCAGACCGAGTTCACGCCGCGCGAGGCCGCTGCGTTGGCGCGGGCGTCGCTGATGGACACGCTGAGCGCCGTCCGGGCGACGGGTGCGCGGGTGGTGATCGCGCTGGAAGGGTCGCGGGTGCCGGGTGGATTCGAGGTGGTCGCGCAGCGCGGAGAGGGGTTGGGTGAGCGGATCGCGGCGGCGTTCGAGGACGCGTACGACGGTTCGCCGATGCTGCTGATCGGGATGGACACGCCGCAGGTGCCGCCGGAGCTGCTCGGGTTCGAGTGGGGCGGGTACGACGCGGTGCTCGGGCTGACCGAGGACGGCGGGTACTGGTGTCTGGGGTTGCGTACTCCGGATCGGCGGGCGTTGGCCGGCGTACCGATGTCGACCGAGCACACCGGGCGGGATCAGCTGCGGCGGTTGCGGGCCCTGGGGTTGCGGGTCGGGATGCTGCCGACGTTGCGGGACATGGACACGCCTCGGGACGCGGCGTACCTGGCGGCGGAGTTCCCGGAGTTGCGGGTGTCGCGGTTGTACCGGCGGTTGCAGCACTCGGCGCATCCGGGGTTGCTGTTCGACCAGGCGCTGGGTGGTACGGCGCGGGTCGTTGCTACCGGCATCGATGGGCGGAAGGTGCCCTCGCTGTCGGAGCTGGAGCGGTGGTCGGCGCCGGCTGACGACGTTGATCGGTTGGCGTTGAGTCGCTGCGAGGGGCCGGTGCTGGATATCGGATGTGGACCCGGGCGGATCGTGACGGCGCTGGCGGAGCGTGGGATTCCGGCGCTCGGGGTCGATGTGTCGCCGCGGGCCGTTTCGCTGACCACCTCGCGCGGGGCGGCGGCGTTGCATCGTCCGGTACAGGAGCCGTTGCCGGGCGAGGGTCGCTGGGGCAGCGTCGTGCTGATGGACGGCAACATCGGCATCGGCGGCGACCCGGTGGACCTGCTCCGCCGCTGCGCCGAACTGGTCCGCCCCGACGGCCTCGTCCTGGTCGAGGTCGACCCCGACGACACCCTCGACGACACCACGCCCATCGTCCTGCACACCCCCACCGGCCGCCGCTCCACCCCGTTGCCCTGGGCAAGAGTAGGCACCCACACCCTCCTCCGCCACGCCCGCCGAACCCCCCTCCACCCCACCGAAGACTGGCGCACTCCCCACCGAGCATTCCTAACCCTCCGCCGGACCGCCTGA
- a CDS encoding DUF2029 domain-containing protein, which translates to MLGVVQSPITSTDAYRYVWDGRVQLAGHSPYRYVPLDDALATLRDPVLFPGLSPEQRSGVSGIPKDPAGLPVDDVRTRINRPGVPTIYPPVAEAYFAAVALVTPWSAGTLGLQIAAALIAIALAWLLAVQDPRAGALWGWSPIVALEAGNAAHVDVLAALLITAAVITAARRPKLAAILLGAAGSVKLLPLLLLPAFRHKRPIVALSTFAGSYLPHLVAVGTLVLGFLPGYLNQEGFDDGSSRSAILALLLPPEARQLTAAALAVGAAALAFHRAGRDPIALTCCWLYGAALLIATPTYPWYGLPLIALAALAHRPEWIAVPLASYLAYASFGHETRQGLIHLAAAVIVVAATTLRHRKVAESGLTERPLPANTGGRDETHRPRDLGRTR; encoded by the coding sequence GTGCTGGGGGTTGTGCAGTCGCCGATCACCAGTACGGATGCTTATCGGTACGTGTGGGACGGGCGGGTGCAGTTGGCCGGGCATTCGCCGTACCGGTATGTGCCGTTGGACGACGCGCTCGCGACGTTGCGGGATCCGGTGTTGTTTCCGGGGTTGTCGCCGGAGCAGCGGTCGGGCGTCAGTGGGATACCGAAGGATCCGGCGGGGTTGCCGGTGGACGACGTGCGGACCCGGATCAACCGGCCGGGCGTACCGACGATCTACCCGCCCGTGGCCGAGGCGTACTTCGCCGCGGTAGCGCTCGTGACCCCTTGGTCCGCAGGCACCTTGGGCCTGCAGATTGCCGCGGCATTGATCGCGATCGCGCTCGCCTGGCTACTCGCCGTACAGGACCCGCGCGCAGGCGCCCTGTGGGGTTGGTCACCGATCGTCGCCCTGGAGGCGGGCAACGCGGCGCACGTCGACGTACTCGCGGCACTCCTGATCACCGCCGCCGTGATCACCGCCGCACGCCGTCCCAAACTCGCCGCGATCCTCCTCGGCGCGGCCGGCAGCGTGAAACTCCTTCCCCTCCTGCTGCTGCCGGCATTCCGCCACAAACGCCCGATAGTTGCCCTCAGCACCTTCGCCGGCAGCTACCTCCCGCACCTAGTTGCCGTCGGCACCTTGGTGCTCGGGTTCCTGCCCGGCTACCTCAACCAGGAAGGGTTCGACGACGGCAGCTCCCGATCGGCGATTCTCGCGCTCCTGCTGCCTCCTGAGGCCCGCCAGCTCACCGCCGCCGCGCTCGCCGTCGGCGCCGCCGCCCTCGCCTTCCACCGCGCCGGACGCGACCCGATCGCGCTCACCTGCTGCTGGCTGTACGGCGCCGCGCTGCTGATCGCCACCCCGACCTACCCCTGGTACGGCCTCCCGCTGATCGCCCTCGCCGCGCTCGCCCACCGCCCCGAGTGGATCGCCGTACCGCTCGCCTCCTACCTGGCCTATGCGAGCTTCGGACACGAGACCCGCCAAGGCCTGATCCACCTCGCCGCGGCTGTCATCGTTGTCGCGGCAACCACTCTCCGTCACCGAAAAGTTGCCGAATCAGGTTTGACCGAACGGCCCCTGCCTGCCAACACTGGCGGGCGTGACGAAACGCATCGCCCTCGCGACCTCGGCCGAACTCGCTGA